A window of Methanobacterium formicicum genomic DNA:
AAATCAGGCAGATGTTGCGGAATCTCCGTGCCAACCAACCAGTCTCCACTCCCGCCATACAGTATGCGGGTGGAGAACCTACGGTACGAAAGGATTTAGTGGAACTGGTCAAACTGGCCAAGGAAGAAGGATTCAGCCATACTCAAATAGCCACTAATGGAATTAAACTGGCTAAAGATCCGGAACTGGCTCAAAAACTTAAGGATGCCTCCCTAAACACAGTTTATCTCCAGTTTGATGGAGTAACTGAAGAACCATACATTGCTGCCCGCGGTCGTAACCTGTTACCCACTAAACTGGAAGCCATTGAAAACTGCCGTAAAGCAGATCTGGGAATTGTCCTGGTGCCCACCCTGGTTAAGGGAATCAACGATGACCAGGTAGGGGATATAATACAATTCGCCATTGACAACCTGGATATCATTCGTGGAGTCAATTTCCAGCCAGTATCATTTGCCGGCCGTACACCTGCCGATGAAGTGGAAAAACAGAGGATAACCATACCAAAATTCCAGAAACTGGTGGAAGAACAGACTGAGGGTAAGATAGGCTGTAATGATTTCTACCCGGCATCTTCGGTCATACCAGTCACCGACTTTGTGGAAGCCATTGAAGGTGAAGAACAGATAGCCATTACCTGTCACCCTCACTGTGGTGCGGCCACCTATGTTTTCATTGATGGGGATGAAGTCATACCCATAACCAGATTTGTGGATGTGGATCGCTTTTTCGATCTTCTCTCCCGCAGCAGTGATGATATAAAAGACGGAGGCATTATTGGCAAAGCCAAGGTTTTGAGCCGAGCAACCATGGAACTTCCCAAAACCATTGACCGGGATAAAAAGCCAGAATCACTGGATTTAACAGGAATATTAACCAAAGTTTTCAAAGAAAGATCATACAGTGCTCTGGGAGATTTCCACCACAAAACCTTACTCATATCATGCATGCACTTCATGGATCCATGGAACTTTGACCAGGACAGGGTTAAAAGGTGTGTCATCCATTATGCAGTTCCTGATGGACGTATAATCCCATTCTGTTCCATGAACGCAATTTATCGCTCAGAGATTGAGAAGAAATTTGCCAAACCACTGAAACAATAACTAATTAAAACAACCCAAAACCAAATTCGACAAACAACGGTTAATCTATAGATTACCCAAAAAACGCATAAAATAAAGTGGTAGCAGAATTGATAATCGAAACTCCCTCCCGGCTGCACTTAACCCTTATTGATCTAAACGGCTCACTGGGCCGGATCGATGGTGGTGTAGGCCTTACACTGGAAAAACCAGGACTAGTTCTGGAAATGAAGGAGAATAGTGGTGAAATTTCCGTAGAATTTAAAAACCCTGAAAACTTATCAGCTAAAGTTAGGGCTGATGATGAGGATAAAATAAAAACTTCAGCACGTCGGATGATGGATCATCTCCATCTGGAGGGAGGATATGATTTCACGGTACATGAAACCTATCTATCTCATTCGGGATTGGGTTCTGGCACCCAAATATCCTTGGCTGTAGGTAAACTCATCTCTGATTCAGCGGGACAGCAACTGGATGCACCCCAGATTGCCCGTATTGTGGGTAGAGGAGGTACCTCCGGTATAGGTGTGGCATCATTTGCTAAAGGTGGATTCATAGTTGATGCTGGCCACAACCAACGGGAAAAACCAGGCTTTTTACCTTCATCGGCCTCCACTGCATCACCCCCACCTATTGTGGCTAGGTATGATTTTCCACAGGACTGGAAAGTAGTGCTGGTCATCCCCCATG
This region includes:
- the tes gene encoding tetraether lipid synthase Tes; this translates as MVIKKTKSLCPECLRVVDAEVFEDQEKIMIKKTCPEHGEFENTYWQGSEAYSFAANYDHPGEGISNPRTTIDDECPQNCGLCAEHESQTILGLIDVTNRCNLRCPICFANAAVSKSLYEPSYEEIRQMLRNLRANQPVSTPAIQYAGGEPTVRKDLVELVKLAKEEGFSHTQIATNGIKLAKDPELAQKLKDASLNTVYLQFDGVTEEPYIAARGRNLLPTKLEAIENCRKADLGIVLVPTLVKGINDDQVGDIIQFAIDNLDIIRGVNFQPVSFAGRTPADEVEKQRITIPKFQKLVEEQTEGKIGCNDFYPASSVIPVTDFVEAIEGEEQIAITCHPHCGAATYVFIDGDEVIPITRFVDVDRFFDLLSRSSDDIKDGGIIGKAKVLSRATMELPKTIDRDKKPESLDLTGILTKVFKERSYSALGDFHHKTLLISCMHFMDPWNFDQDRVKRCVIHYAVPDGRIIPFCSMNAIYRSEIEKKFAKPLKQ
- a CDS encoding beta-ribofuranosylaminobenzene 5'-phosphate synthase; protein product: MIIETPSRLHLTLIDLNGSLGRIDGGVGLTLEKPGLVLEMKENSGEISVEFKNPENLSAKVRADDEDKIKTSARRMMDHLHLEGGYDFTVHETYLSHSGLGSGTQISLAVGKLISDSAGQQLDAPQIARIVGRGGTSGIGVASFAKGGFIVDAGHNQREKPGFLPSSASTASPPPIVARYDFPQDWKVVLVIPHVEKNVSGPTEVNIFQEYCPVPLEEVQQLSHILLMKMMPAVLEKDLDRFGESINSIQSIGFKKVENQLQNPVIGEIMQLLRDAGAPGVGMSSFGPTIYAITDSPRDIVAVAREALAEVGGNIIETRAQNNGAVKRY